From one Syngnathoides biaculeatus isolate LvHL_M chromosome 12, ASM1980259v1, whole genome shotgun sequence genomic stretch:
- the eif2ak2 gene encoding interferon-induced, double-stranded RNA-activated protein kinase isoform X1: protein MDTENYIAKLNEHTQRTRSELKYEDVGTNGPDHIKTFTIRVVVNGEEYPEGVGNSKKEAKQNAAKYALERLMEKKERLSEPSLEPVGQTVKNHVSWLYEYGQKVKMPVKFIESTRPGSYKTFQCRFFVGKIEYAVATGTTKKEAKEEAAKLAYNDITKVSLSEDDKTSGSSNQQKEDMSEIFDRTSSLKTEDDGCVETNFIGAINSYCQKTHRTPKFIEMGRSGPSHNHTFQFKLVIDDEEYAVAVGKTIKEAKQNAAQLALFALEKEDSEVLWSSLSTPSSRVSSPNLGSLDVKFKNIMTPPALLRQFDASSPKYLGKSPDCKPKRTIAANFPNATGQQDKKSAEFKDCEDNSERKSQLASSRFKQDFDSIEYINKGGFGSVYKAKHKLEGKNYAVKVACYKEKSLREILALSELQHPNIVRYYTCWMEDAPYECGSVEDSSSSHSSTNLPKRYLYIQMELCDSNTLRKLINDMNTRNVSPTQRGKSSFAIIQQIVSGVKYIHAKKLIHRDLKPANILLGLDETVKIGDFGLVTDANVSQDRSINKGTRSYMAPEQKDKMDYDRKVDIFALGLIYFELLWFMVTASERAKLWNDVRNRKFPSGLSHLFPTEEQMIKSMLCLKPEDRPEADQLQTNLEEWDNALKQAKDKKTS from the exons ATGGATACTGAAAATTACATCGCTAAATTGAACGAGCACACTCAGAGAACACGTTCGGAATTGAAGTACGAGGACGTCGGAACCAATGGCCCGGATCACATTAAAAC ATTTACAATAAGAGTTGTTGTTAATGGCGAGGAATATCCAGAGGGTGTGGGAAACAGTAAGAAGGAGGCCAAACAGAACGCTGCCAAATATGCTTTAGAAAGGTTAATGGAGAAG AAGGAGCGTCTATCAGAACCCTCTCTTGAACCCGTCGGTCAAACAGTTAAAAATCACGTGTCCTGGCTCTATGAGTATGGTCAGAAAGTCAAGATGCCAGTAAAATTTATCGAGTCCACAAGACCTGGATCATACAAGACTTTTCA ATGTAGATTTTTTGTTGGGAAAATTGAATATGCTGTTGCCACTGGGACAACAAAGAAGGAAGCTAAGGAAGAAGCTGCTAAACTTGCATATAATGACATAACTAAAGTGTCACTG agtGAAGATGATAAAACCTCTGGTTCTTCAAATCAGCAAAAGGAGGACATGTCAGAGATCTT TGACAGGACATCAAGTTTGAAGACGGAAGACGATGGCTGTGTTGAGACCAATTTTATCGGAGCCATCAACAGCTACTGTCAGAAAACACACCGCACTCCAAAATTTATCGAAATGGGGAGGAGCGGCCCATCTCATAACCATAC ATTCCAGTTCAAGTTAGTGATTGATGACGAGGAATACGCTGTGGCTGTGGGAAAGACTATCAAGGAAGCCAAACAAAATGCTGCTCAGTTGGCCCTGTTTGCCCTTGAAAAGGAAGACAGTGAG GTCTTGTGGTCCTCCCTAAGCACACCAAGCAGCAGGGTGTCCTCTCCAAACTT gggATCCCTTGATGTGAAATTCAAAAACATTATGACGCCCCCGGCTCTTTTGAGACAATTTGATGCGTCTTCTCCCAAGTATCTG GGCAAAAGTCCAGACTGCAAGCCCAAAAGGAC AATTGCCGCAAATTTTCCCAATGCAACTGGACAACAG GACAAAAAGAGTGCAGAGTTCAAAGACTGTGAAGATAATAGCGAGCGAAAATCACAGTTAGCTAGCTCAAG GTTCAAACAGGACTTTGACTCTATAGAATACATCAATAAGGGAGGCTTTGGCTCCGTTTACAAGGCAAAACACAAGCTTGAGGGGAAGAACTATGCTGTGAAGGTTGCCTGCTATAAAGA AAAATCTTTACGGGAGATATTAGCTTTATCAGAGCTTCAACACCCCAACATTGTCAGATACTACACATGTTGGATGGAAGATGCTCCTTATGAATGTGGCAGCGTAGAGGACAGCTCCTCTTCCCA CTCTTCCACAAATTTACCTAAAAGGTACCTCTATATTCAGATGGAGCTGTGTGACAGCAATACTCTCCGGAAATTGATTAATGACATGAACACTCGGAATGTGAGTCCCACTCAAAGAGGAAAATCCAGTTTTGCTATTATACAGCAAATTGTCTCAGGAGTCAAATACATTCATGCCAAAAAATTAATCCACAGAGATTTGAAG CCTGCCAACATCCTGCTTGGGCTGGATGAAACCGTGAAGATTGGTGACTTTGGGCTCGTGACTGATGCAAATGTCAGTCAGGACAGAAGCATTAACAAGGGAACCCGAAGTTATATGGCACCTGAGCAG AAAGACAAGATGGATTACGACCGAAAAGTAGACATCTTTGCTCtgggtttgatttattttgagcTCCTCTGGTTCATGGTTACTGCATCTGAAAGGGCAAAG CTTTGGAATGATGTCAGAAACCGGAAATTCCCTTCAGGCCTTTCACACCTTTTCCCTACAGAG GAACAAATGATTAAGTCAATGCTTTGCTTGAAGCCAGAAGATCGGCCTGAAGCAGATCAACTCCAGACCAACCTTGAGGAATGGGATAATGCACTTAAACAGGCTAAAGACAAAAAGACTAGTTAA
- the gpatch11 gene encoding G patch domain-containing protein 11 isoform X2: MVRRVKEAMKREEKHKEINIKNRQKTFKEQETESRETALQSSISNNNKGFALLQKMGYKAGQGLGKEGAGRVDPIPLNIKTDRGGIGMEEAKKRKAEEELELYRKKIQAKQQNETKSLQDFRSRVRTERDERKIEGDLRRSQRACEQLDSQKGITVPREEWYWPKVGVEEDTDDLKEEQQEEDDDDIWELTPFDQLQMLTSYLRRIHFYCIWCGTTYNDQEDLSSNCPGDTAGDHE, translated from the exons ATGGTGAGGAGAGTAAAAGAAGCAATGAAACGAGAAGAAAAGCACAAAGAGATCAACATTAAAAATCGTCAAAAAACCTTCAAGGAGCAAGAAACGGAAAGCCGTGAAACAGCTTTACAAAGCTCCATTAGTAATAACAATAAGGGATTTGCACTTTTGCAGAAAATGGGCTACAAAGCTGGGCAAGGCCTGGGAAAAGAAG GTGCTGGTAGAGTTGATCCGATTCCACTGAATATTAAAACTG ACAGAGGCGGCATTGGGATGGAAGAAGCAAAGAAGAGAAAAGCTGAGGAGGAACTGGAGCTGTATCGAAAGAAAATACAGGCTAAACAGCAAAATGAGACCAAATCCCTGCAAGATTTTAG GTCAAGAGTCAGGACAGAGAGAGACGAGCGGAAAATTGAAGGAGACCTAAGAAGAAGTCAACGAGCCTGTGAGCAGTTGGATTCTCAGAAG GGCATCACAGTCCCCAGGGAAGAGTGGTACTGGCCTAAAGTAGGGGTTGAAGAAGATACAGATGATCTTAAGGAAGAACAACaggaggaagatgatgatgatatttgGGAATTAACT CCATTTGACCAACTGCAAATGTTGACATCCTATTTAAGAAGGATCCATTTTTACTGCATATGGTGTGGAACGACCTATAATG ATCAAGAAGACTTGTCCTCAAACTGTCCTGGGGATACAGCAGGAGACCATGAATGA
- the eif2ak2 gene encoding interferon-induced, double-stranded RNA-activated protein kinase isoform X3, giving the protein MDTENYIAKLNEHTQRTRSELKYEDVGTNGPDHIKTFTIRVVVNGEEYPEGVGNSKKEAKQNAAKYALERLMEKKERLSEPSLEPVGQTVKNHVSWLYEYGQKVKMPVKFIESTRPGSYKTFQCRFFVGKIEYAVATGTTKKEAKEEAAKLAYNDITKVSLSEDDKTSGSSNQQKEDMSEIFDRTSSLKTEDDGCVETNFIGAINSYCQKTHRTPKFIEMGRSGPSHNHTFQFKLVIDDEEYAVAVGKTIKEAKQNAAQLALFALEKEDSEVLWSSLSTPSSRVSSPNLGSLDVKFKNIMTPPALLRQFDASSPKYLGKSPDCKPKRTIAANFPNATGQQDKKSAEFKDCEDNSERKSQLASSRFKQDFDSIEYINKGGFGSVYKAKHKLEGKNYAVKVACYKEKSLREILALSELQHPNIVRYYTCWMEDAPYECGSVEDSSSSHSSTNLPKRYLYIQMELCDSNTLRKLINDMNTRNVSPTQRGKSSFAIIQQIVSGVKYIHAKKLIHRDLKPANILLGLDETVKIGDFGLVTDANVSQDRSINKGTRSYMAPEQKDKMDYDRKVDIFALGLIYFELLWFMVTASERAKK; this is encoded by the exons ATGGATACTGAAAATTACATCGCTAAATTGAACGAGCACACTCAGAGAACACGTTCGGAATTGAAGTACGAGGACGTCGGAACCAATGGCCCGGATCACATTAAAAC ATTTACAATAAGAGTTGTTGTTAATGGCGAGGAATATCCAGAGGGTGTGGGAAACAGTAAGAAGGAGGCCAAACAGAACGCTGCCAAATATGCTTTAGAAAGGTTAATGGAGAAG AAGGAGCGTCTATCAGAACCCTCTCTTGAACCCGTCGGTCAAACAGTTAAAAATCACGTGTCCTGGCTCTATGAGTATGGTCAGAAAGTCAAGATGCCAGTAAAATTTATCGAGTCCACAAGACCTGGATCATACAAGACTTTTCA ATGTAGATTTTTTGTTGGGAAAATTGAATATGCTGTTGCCACTGGGACAACAAAGAAGGAAGCTAAGGAAGAAGCTGCTAAACTTGCATATAATGACATAACTAAAGTGTCACTG agtGAAGATGATAAAACCTCTGGTTCTTCAAATCAGCAAAAGGAGGACATGTCAGAGATCTT TGACAGGACATCAAGTTTGAAGACGGAAGACGATGGCTGTGTTGAGACCAATTTTATCGGAGCCATCAACAGCTACTGTCAGAAAACACACCGCACTCCAAAATTTATCGAAATGGGGAGGAGCGGCCCATCTCATAACCATAC ATTCCAGTTCAAGTTAGTGATTGATGACGAGGAATACGCTGTGGCTGTGGGAAAGACTATCAAGGAAGCCAAACAAAATGCTGCTCAGTTGGCCCTGTTTGCCCTTGAAAAGGAAGACAGTGAG GTCTTGTGGTCCTCCCTAAGCACACCAAGCAGCAGGGTGTCCTCTCCAAACTT gggATCCCTTGATGTGAAATTCAAAAACATTATGACGCCCCCGGCTCTTTTGAGACAATTTGATGCGTCTTCTCCCAAGTATCTG GGCAAAAGTCCAGACTGCAAGCCCAAAAGGAC AATTGCCGCAAATTTTCCCAATGCAACTGGACAACAG GACAAAAAGAGTGCAGAGTTCAAAGACTGTGAAGATAATAGCGAGCGAAAATCACAGTTAGCTAGCTCAAG GTTCAAACAGGACTTTGACTCTATAGAATACATCAATAAGGGAGGCTTTGGCTCCGTTTACAAGGCAAAACACAAGCTTGAGGGGAAGAACTATGCTGTGAAGGTTGCCTGCTATAAAGA AAAATCTTTACGGGAGATATTAGCTTTATCAGAGCTTCAACACCCCAACATTGTCAGATACTACACATGTTGGATGGAAGATGCTCCTTATGAATGTGGCAGCGTAGAGGACAGCTCCTCTTCCCA CTCTTCCACAAATTTACCTAAAAGGTACCTCTATATTCAGATGGAGCTGTGTGACAGCAATACTCTCCGGAAATTGATTAATGACATGAACACTCGGAATGTGAGTCCCACTCAAAGAGGAAAATCCAGTTTTGCTATTATACAGCAAATTGTCTCAGGAGTCAAATACATTCATGCCAAAAAATTAATCCACAGAGATTTGAAG CCTGCCAACATCCTGCTTGGGCTGGATGAAACCGTGAAGATTGGTGACTTTGGGCTCGTGACTGATGCAAATGTCAGTCAGGACAGAAGCATTAACAAGGGAACCCGAAGTTATATGGCACCTGAGCAG AAAGACAAGATGGATTACGACCGAAAAGTAGACATCTTTGCTCtgggtttgatttattttgagcTCCTCTGGTTCATGGTTACTGCATCTGAAAGGGCAAAG AAATGA
- the eif2ak2 gene encoding interferon-induced, double-stranded RNA-activated protein kinase isoform X2 translates to MRVFLKGCPSLKRFTIRVVVNGEEYPEGVGNSKKEAKQNAAKYALERLMEKKERLSEPSLEPVGQTVKNHVSWLYEYGQKVKMPVKFIESTRPGSYKTFQCRFFVGKIEYAVATGTTKKEAKEEAAKLAYNDITKVSLSEDDKTSGSSNQQKEDMSEIFDRTSSLKTEDDGCVETNFIGAINSYCQKTHRTPKFIEMGRSGPSHNHTFQFKLVIDDEEYAVAVGKTIKEAKQNAAQLALFALEKEDSEVLWSSLSTPSSRVSSPNLGSLDVKFKNIMTPPALLRQFDASSPKYLGKSPDCKPKRTIAANFPNATGQQDKKSAEFKDCEDNSERKSQLASSRFKQDFDSIEYINKGGFGSVYKAKHKLEGKNYAVKVACYKEKSLREILALSELQHPNIVRYYTCWMEDAPYECGSVEDSSSSHSSTNLPKRYLYIQMELCDSNTLRKLINDMNTRNVSPTQRGKSSFAIIQQIVSGVKYIHAKKLIHRDLKPANILLGLDETVKIGDFGLVTDANVSQDRSINKGTRSYMAPEQKDKMDYDRKVDIFALGLIYFELLWFMVTASERAKLWNDVRNRKFPSGLSHLFPTEEQMIKSMLCLKPEDRPEADQLQTNLEEWDNALKQAKDKKTS, encoded by the exons ATGAGGGTTTTCCTAAAGGGTTGCCCGTCCCTGAAAAG ATTTACAATAAGAGTTGTTGTTAATGGCGAGGAATATCCAGAGGGTGTGGGAAACAGTAAGAAGGAGGCCAAACAGAACGCTGCCAAATATGCTTTAGAAAGGTTAATGGAGAAG AAGGAGCGTCTATCAGAACCCTCTCTTGAACCCGTCGGTCAAACAGTTAAAAATCACGTGTCCTGGCTCTATGAGTATGGTCAGAAAGTCAAGATGCCAGTAAAATTTATCGAGTCCACAAGACCTGGATCATACAAGACTTTTCA ATGTAGATTTTTTGTTGGGAAAATTGAATATGCTGTTGCCACTGGGACAACAAAGAAGGAAGCTAAGGAAGAAGCTGCTAAACTTGCATATAATGACATAACTAAAGTGTCACTG agtGAAGATGATAAAACCTCTGGTTCTTCAAATCAGCAAAAGGAGGACATGTCAGAGATCTT TGACAGGACATCAAGTTTGAAGACGGAAGACGATGGCTGTGTTGAGACCAATTTTATCGGAGCCATCAACAGCTACTGTCAGAAAACACACCGCACTCCAAAATTTATCGAAATGGGGAGGAGCGGCCCATCTCATAACCATAC ATTCCAGTTCAAGTTAGTGATTGATGACGAGGAATACGCTGTGGCTGTGGGAAAGACTATCAAGGAAGCCAAACAAAATGCTGCTCAGTTGGCCCTGTTTGCCCTTGAAAAGGAAGACAGTGAG GTCTTGTGGTCCTCCCTAAGCACACCAAGCAGCAGGGTGTCCTCTCCAAACTT gggATCCCTTGATGTGAAATTCAAAAACATTATGACGCCCCCGGCTCTTTTGAGACAATTTGATGCGTCTTCTCCCAAGTATCTG GGCAAAAGTCCAGACTGCAAGCCCAAAAGGAC AATTGCCGCAAATTTTCCCAATGCAACTGGACAACAG GACAAAAAGAGTGCAGAGTTCAAAGACTGTGAAGATAATAGCGAGCGAAAATCACAGTTAGCTAGCTCAAG GTTCAAACAGGACTTTGACTCTATAGAATACATCAATAAGGGAGGCTTTGGCTCCGTTTACAAGGCAAAACACAAGCTTGAGGGGAAGAACTATGCTGTGAAGGTTGCCTGCTATAAAGA AAAATCTTTACGGGAGATATTAGCTTTATCAGAGCTTCAACACCCCAACATTGTCAGATACTACACATGTTGGATGGAAGATGCTCCTTATGAATGTGGCAGCGTAGAGGACAGCTCCTCTTCCCA CTCTTCCACAAATTTACCTAAAAGGTACCTCTATATTCAGATGGAGCTGTGTGACAGCAATACTCTCCGGAAATTGATTAATGACATGAACACTCGGAATGTGAGTCCCACTCAAAGAGGAAAATCCAGTTTTGCTATTATACAGCAAATTGTCTCAGGAGTCAAATACATTCATGCCAAAAAATTAATCCACAGAGATTTGAAG CCTGCCAACATCCTGCTTGGGCTGGATGAAACCGTGAAGATTGGTGACTTTGGGCTCGTGACTGATGCAAATGTCAGTCAGGACAGAAGCATTAACAAGGGAACCCGAAGTTATATGGCACCTGAGCAG AAAGACAAGATGGATTACGACCGAAAAGTAGACATCTTTGCTCtgggtttgatttattttgagcTCCTCTGGTTCATGGTTACTGCATCTGAAAGGGCAAAG CTTTGGAATGATGTCAGAAACCGGAAATTCCCTTCAGGCCTTTCACACCTTTTCCCTACAGAG GAACAAATGATTAAGTCAATGCTTTGCTTGAAGCCAGAAGATCGGCCTGAAGCAGATCAACTCCAGACCAACCTTGAGGAATGGGATAATGCACTTAAACAGGCTAAAGACAAAAAGACTAGTTAA
- the gpatch11 gene encoding G patch domain-containing protein 11 isoform X1 codes for MSDEEDDYMSDAFLNQIQDVKPGVTMVRRVKEAMKREEKHKEINIKNRQKTFKEQETESRETALQSSISNNNKGFALLQKMGYKAGQGLGKEGAGRVDPIPLNIKTDRGGIGMEEAKKRKAEEELELYRKKIQAKQQNETKSLQDFRSRVRTERDERKIEGDLRRSQRACEQLDSQKGITVPREEWYWPKVGVEEDTDDLKEEQQEEDDDDIWELTPFDQLQMLTSYLRRIHFYCIWCGTTYNDQEDLSSNCPGDTAGDHE; via the exons ATGTCCGATGAGGAAGATGATTATATGTCCGATGCATTCCTCAATCAGAT ACAAGATGTCAAACCAGGTGTCACCATGGTGAGGAGAGTAAAAGAAGCAATGAAACGAGAAGAAAAGCACAAAGAGATCAACATTAAAAATCGTCAAAAAACCTTCAAGGAGCAAGAAACGGAAAGCCGTGAAACAGCTTTACAAAGCTCCATTAGTAATAACAATAAGGGATTTGCACTTTTGCAGAAAATGGGCTACAAAGCTGGGCAAGGCCTGGGAAAAGAAG GTGCTGGTAGAGTTGATCCGATTCCACTGAATATTAAAACTG ACAGAGGCGGCATTGGGATGGAAGAAGCAAAGAAGAGAAAAGCTGAGGAGGAACTGGAGCTGTATCGAAAGAAAATACAGGCTAAACAGCAAAATGAGACCAAATCCCTGCAAGATTTTAG GTCAAGAGTCAGGACAGAGAGAGACGAGCGGAAAATTGAAGGAGACCTAAGAAGAAGTCAACGAGCCTGTGAGCAGTTGGATTCTCAGAAG GGCATCACAGTCCCCAGGGAAGAGTGGTACTGGCCTAAAGTAGGGGTTGAAGAAGATACAGATGATCTTAAGGAAGAACAACaggaggaagatgatgatgatatttgGGAATTAACT CCATTTGACCAACTGCAAATGTTGACATCCTATTTAAGAAGGATCCATTTTTACTGCATATGGTGTGGAACGACCTATAATG ATCAAGAAGACTTGTCCTCAAACTGTCCTGGGGATACAGCAGGAGACCATGAATGA